GAAATCTTCATATCTCGAAACTTCATCACCAACTCCAATGCATATCTTATTCATCGTCGTCTACTTGatcttcattcttatctggggaGAGATGTAGGGTGAGTGTTTGGGAAATATTCAGtaagtgggggccgatcgattaccacaaatacatataaatataatttaaaacccaTATTGCAAACTGATTTTCAAAACGTAGTATCTCATATCAGATCAGAATCGGAATCGAAATGCGAAACAAAGATTATCAGGAAATTCAGAACAAAACAAGTTAGAACAAACGAAAACACTGTTATTCATCTcgttttccatggtcaaattgtcctccatatgttagtcctctaaggggtgaggccaaaacacagttttatacccactgatgggggccagaAAAAGcacggttttatacccactgatgagggccggaacacagttttatacctactgatgggggccagaactcagttttatacccactgatggagGCCATATATAATTTACAATCATCGTTCCATATCCCACTCAAATCATAACAGTGTACCACAGAATCAGATGTATCAAACAACACTTATCGGAATTTTTGAATGAACTCAGCATAATCAAAGAACATCGGAAATAGAAGAACATATCGTACATCGATcgagattttataaaatatataatagaatTTTCCGCACATAGACGCATGTCATGAAATAATTATGCAAAGTTTAAGTTACAAAGAAATAcataacaaaagcccacttacctgaTTTCGTTTGGAGTAAGGCGCTAGAAGGACGTGCTAAAAGAACCTCATTCGAACAAGGTCGCGGCAAAGCTTCGAACTCGGCTGTCGTAATGCTTCGAATTTGGCCTGTTTTCCAGCACCTATATCACGAATTTCTGTAGCTATGGGGAAGGATTTTGCAGTATGTGATGACCCGATATTAATTACTCAATTATTTGGCAAGAAttgatattaattattttaaagtgcgaaattaaaataattaagccaaATAATTGTATTtgtgtgttaaaaatatgtattagaAAATATCGGAATTATAGACGATATTAAAATACATATCGATGTTTAATAGCACACGGGAGTTGTAAATATTTGGACAGGGTCACATTCTAGTTTTTGGGCTAAATAATTGGATACATGTATATTGTGTATTTGGAGATGGGTTATTAGGAAGCCCATTCCCTAAGCCCAATTTAGTTTCTCCTCAAGCTTCTCGTTTCTTCTTGTCTCTTCTCTTCCATCCATTTTTTTTCTCCATCGTGAGCAGCTACTCGTCGCCTCTTGCTGCTAGGAAGTGGATCTCCATAGCTCTCCCAAAGTGTAAAGAGGTTGATTCTAGCTTTATTTCAGTTCAAAGGAAGCTTTTGAAGGTCATCCCTAAGCCTAGGTTTTCAAATTTTGTCCATGGAAGAAATTGGTTTCTGTTTTTCAAGTTGCAGATTTGTTGGCTTCTGATTTTCGGGTTTTTGTGTGTATTGCACTAAGAATCTTGACTTGTGGTTCAAAAAGCACTTATAGCTCTATGTCTAAGCTTTCTGTATCCGCTGACGAAATGGAATTCCAATTAAAAacggatttgatatgatttttctacCAAAATGTGTCAAAATTGAATTCTGTGTTGGAGCTGTGCAGAGTAGCTACTGTAATTCGAGTTTTTGACATTTATGCTCTCGGATTTTGGACTTGTGATTCAAATAAGAGTTGTAGAGCTATGCGTTGTCTTCGTATTGATATAAGATCCGTTAAAATCCATTAATAATTGAGGGAGTTATGCTCATTTTACCAAAATTGCTCAGTCTGGGAATTCAGTCCGCGAGTTTGTGAGTAATAGCATGTTCTTGCTTAATTCTGGAATTATCTACTCAGATTTTGGGAATGATTTCTTCTAAGAAAACTTAAATATTTGAGTTTTCTTTCATTTACAATTAGCGGATTTTGAATTGGGTCAATAATGaattagatatgaattttatgctACAAGGTGTCGAACCAGAATCTGTACagatttattgttttcaaagTTTCTTGTTTTTGGTGTTTATCAACATCTAGATGACCGATTTTTGTGTCGGTATCTTCTGATGAAATATGGGATTTTGAGTTAGGATTTCAGCCATATATGATAAGTGTAATTCGGTTAGGTTTTGATTGAGTTATGACCTTAAAATCGATCCTAGGTACAAGCTGGAATTTGTAAATTGTAATTGGATAAGAGTTGAGTATTTAATTgatgaaaataaattaattgccACAGGTTTTGATAACCAGGAAGCGCCGAGGTCTTCGTAATTATTGtggtaatttaatttgaaaGTTAAGGTACGGATTGATCGATTTCTTATAGCGTCTATGTCGACGTGTAATGTAATTGATGTGAGTTAATTGATTTTATGTGAAGTATGTGATTATGTGCTCTTTGTGGAATTTGGATGCAAATTTAAGATTATTCCTCATTTTCTTAAAACAAAAcatgattttcaaatatattggaATAATCTATGGATTGATATACATTGTTGAGCACACATTCATCTTGAGCCCTTCAGTTATTGGTACTCATTGATATTCGATTGAGATctgtatatgatattatattgtgtCTTGTGGATTTTGGGCAACTTGACTCGGTCCGGCTTAGGTAGTTGCTGGCATCAAGTGTGAAGCCATATCCTCAGACACTGTCCGCTGAGTCGTGGACCAGCTCGAGCATATTATGATTGTTGATATCGATCCTTTGACTCCTGATATCCAGACATCTTGCACCCGTACATGCATTGCATTGATTTCATTACATGTCATTTATATATGCTGTAATTTATTTGATCTTCGTACTGGTGTTTGACCCCTGTCCTTTGGGACTGCTGTGGTTTGTTCTGTGTTTCCATAGCAGGTCATGCAGGTGGTTCGTCTTCGGCTGCTCAGGATGAAGCACCGAGGGGCGCTAGAGCTATTTGGGTTTTGAGCTCAAGCCTTTATTGTTTTTCTTTGTGTGTTCAGTCATCGAGTTcccaaatattatatttatgtattatggAGTCTATGTATTACCGGGGTATGCCAAGAGTAGTTGTATAATGTGTTTGTGGAGGATCGTTGTTGTGATTGTGCCTGGTTGGCATTGTTTCGTATTGGATGTTTGTTGAGGGTTTTGATTTAGTCGTTTtggttattttatatttttccggtatgtcctatttacggggaggtcatgcctTAATTTCTATTGGGCaaaaaagcaaaattttaacTCGTTTTCGCTGTTTATACTAATTAATCATGATTgtgtattaataaaatattaatcaggAACAAGGCCCTCAcagtttggtatcagagcgtagaCTGGGATACGCTCATATAGAGTTAGTACACTCGAGTCTAGGCACAAATAAATTGTGTGCATGTGATTGATTATTTGGAATTACTTGCTTTTGCCTGGTTTGAATTGCATGTTAGTATTTTAGAGATGAACATGTTTTGGCATTAGTAGGTAATGGGTTCTTGAGCATTTTGGCATTTCCTTTTCGGTGCTTTGAATTATTTTGAAGTTAATGAATATTTTGGGAATTAACTTTGGTTTTGTAGAATGACACCGAGAGGTAGGAAAGGTAAAGAAGTGGTTCAAGAGTCTGGTGCTCAGAATATGGATGATATTGATTTGAATGCTCGAGGTAGACATGGTCGACCTACTGGTGAAGTAGTACAAAATGATAATGTGGAAGTTGAACAGATCACCTGAAGAGTGAATGATATGGAGTCGGTGGTATCGAGATTTTAGAATCTGAATCCTCCTATCTTTGATGGCTCCGAAGGTAATGAAAAAGCTGAAAGTTGGTTAAGGGCCATGAATAATTTGTTTGATTTGGTGGAATATGATTCTAACCGAAGAGTAAAATTAGTAGTTCTTCAGCTGAGGGACAATGCTGAACGTTGGTGGGAGGCTACTGCCAGGGCTTTGCGTGATGCTGGCACagttattacttgggatgtttTCAGTACTCAGTTCAGACAAGAGTATTCTCCACCTTCTTATTATGCTGCCAAATCATCTGCATTTCATAAATTGGTTCAGGGTAATTTACCAGTTTCGGAATATGCTCGAAAATTATCATCTTTATTGATTTACGTGCCGCATATCGCTGGTAATGATGGGGCAAAAATGGAGAAATTTCTGGAAGGATTGGGTTCTCATTTATATTCCTTGGTTCTGGCTAGTAATCCTGTTAGCTATGCCGATGCAGTCAACAAGGCAATAAGATTAGAAGCAGGATTTCAAAGAGATAATCAGCAGCAGACTTTACAGATACCCAGTGGAGGTATGCAATTACCAATGGGTACATCATCTTATGTATCTCAGCAGCCTTTCCAGCAGCAGCAGTTCTTCCAACACCAAAAACCTCAAAGGTTTAAGCCCAGAGGAAAGAACTTCAAGAAGAAAGGTCAGTCGAGTTCATCTAGCTCAAGTGGATCTAAAAGTGTATCGGGGACGCCTTTTTCAGGGAATCAGTATTCAGTGGTGTATTGTGAGCGTTGTGGAGGTAGACATCATACATCTCAGTGTGGTGGTGTACGTGGGACATGTCATAATTGCGGTCAgaaaggacactttgctagatcTTGTCCAAACCGTACTCAAGGGCAGATGAGACCACAACAGTTTCCTCAGAACAGAGGTGATTTTTCGGGTGGTTCGTCTCAGAGACCCTTTACTCCTGTGCAGTCTTTTCAGCAGTCCAATTATCCACAAGTTCGGGGTAATGCACCTCAATCATTTCCAGGTCCACAACAGGCTAGAGTGTATGCTTTGACAGAGGATCAAGCCAGAGAGGCTCCAGGTGGTGTAATCGCAGGTACTTGTTTAATTAATGGTTACACAACAcgagttttatttgatacaggagcatctcactCTTTCCTCGCATCCAATTTTGTTGATGAATATGACTTTGTGACTACGTCATTGCATGAGTTTGCATCTGTGTCCACTCCAGCCGGAAAATTGATTTTATCAGGGCAGATTGTGTTGAATTGTGTATTTCATTTCGGTGACAGTATTATGATTACTAATTTGATTGTGTTACCGATGtatgactttgattgtatcattgGTATGGATACCTTGACAAATTATCGAGCTACTGTAGACTGTTTTCATGGTGTAGTACGTTTTCGACCTCATTTTGGTGAcaaatggaatttttatggtcgAGGATCGCAAGCTAAAATACCTTTAGTTTCAGCGATGGAAATGTTTAAGCTATTATCCTTAGGAAATGagggatatatgatttatgatgtgGATGCTTTAAAGGAAGAGCCGATATTGTCTGATATACCAATGGTAAAAGAATTTTCTGATGTCTTTCTGGAGGAGATACCATGTTTTCCACCGCAGAGAGAgcttgattttagcattgaattgatgccaggaactGCTCCAATTTCAAAAGCTctgtataggatggcacctgcAGAACTTAAAGAGTTGAAAGAGCAATTGCAGGATTTACTGGAAAAAGGGTACATACGACCTAGTATGTCACCTTGGGGAGCCCCTGTTTTGTTTGTTAAAAAGAAATATGGTTCCATGAgaatgtgcattgattataggcaatTGAATCGGGTCAccgtcaagaataaataccctttgcctagaatcaatgatttgtttgatcaactacagGGAACTTCAGTATATTCGAAAATTGATCTTCGATCAGGATACCATCAACTTCGAGTTAGAGAAGAAGATGTTCCTAAGACAGCTTTTAgaaccagatacgggcattatgaatttttggtgatgccatttgggttgactaatgcaccagcagtatttatggatttaatgaaccgagtgttcaggAATTTTCTGGAcaagtttgttattgtttttattgatgatatactgGTGTATTCGAAGTCAAGAAAGGAACATAGAGAGCATTTGAGATTAGTTCTTAAAACACTTCGTGATGctcagttgtatgctaaattgtcaaagtgtgaattctggttggatCAAATCATATTTTTGAGTCATGTGATATCACCCAAAGAAATATCCGTCGATCCAAGTAAAATTGAAGCGGTCTTGAATTGGACTAGACCAACCAATGTACCAGAGGTTCGAAGTTTTATGGGATTGGCCGGGTATTACAGACGATTCATTTAAGGGTTTTCTCAGATTTCCCGACCTATCACCCAACTGACCAAGAAGGATGCAAGATTTATTTGGTTAGAAGAGTGTGAGCAGAGTTTTCTGAAACTGAAAGAGAAATTGACGACAACATCAGTGTTGGCATTGCCGTCTGGATCAGGTGGATTTGTGGTTTGTACAGATGCATCAGCTAAAGGATTAAGATGTGTATTGATGCAACATGGAAAGGATATTGCCTATGCTTCGAGGCAACTAAAGATACATGAATCCcgatatccagttcatgatcttGAACTTGCAGCCATTGTTTTTGCCTTGAAAATTTGGCGATACTATCTATATGGTGAACAGTTTATTATTTACtcagatcataagagtttgaaatatctgtttactcagtcagagctgaatatgaggcagagacGTTGGTTAGACCTATTGAAggattttgactgtgaaatacAGTATCAACCAGGGAAGATGAATCAGGTTGCAGATGCATTAAGCCGGAAGTATCAGGATGGCATGTTAGCATCCATTCATATTTGGCAGAATCATGATGAATTGTGTACTTCTGGATGGAATTTTCAGCcacaagataattattttattgtttctGCATTGCAGTTTGAGCCACAGATTATTGCTGAAATTAAAAAGGCTCAAAAGACAGATCCAAAAGTTCAGAAATCAAAAGAGTTGGTTTTGTCTGGTAATCCAGATAAGTATAATGTCTCATCAGATGGTTGTTTGCGAATGAATAACAGATTAGTGGTACCAAATGTTGCAGAATTGAGAGAAGCATTGCTTCAAGAGGCGCATTGTAGTCGCCATAGTGTTCATCCTGGTAATCGTAGGATTTACCAGATATTGAGACCTTATTTCTGGTGGTATGCGATGAAGAAAGACATTTCTGAATTTGTAGCAAGATGTTTGAcatgccaacaggtgaaagctgagagaatgaaacctggaggtaTGTTACAGAGTTTAGAAATACCGCAATGGAACTGGGAACATATTGCAATGGACTTTGTAACTCACTTACCCAGGTTTATCAGAGGTTGTGATGCTATCTGGGTTATAGTTGATAGATTGTCCAAGTCAGCAAATTTCATTCCATATGATCGTACCTATCCTTACAAGAAAATGGCAAGGTTATATTTGGATAATgtggttaggttgcatggagttcCAGTGTCTATTGtgtctgatagagatccaagatttGCATCTAAGTTTTGGAGCAGTCTTCAGAATGCTTTGGGAACTAAGTTGGCTATGAGCACAGCTTATCATCCCAAAAATGATGGTCAGACAGAAAGAACCATTAAGACTTTGGAAGATATGCTTCGGTCAGTAGTTATGGATTTCGGAGGTAATTGGCAAGAATCTCTATCATTGGTAGAAttctcatacaacaacagtttccaaacgactattggaatggcaccatttgaagctttgtatggtagAAGGTGTCGATCGCCGATATGTTGGAATGAGATTGGAGAAAAACCATTGGCACAACCTGAATTTGTTGAAGAGATGAATGAaaagattgatttgatcagAAAAAGAATGAAAGCATCTCAGGATCGTCAAGCTAGCTATGCAAATAAAAGGCGTAGACCTTTGGAATTTCAAGTCGGTGATCAAGTTTTTCTAAAGGTGTCACCATTTCGCGGCAcaatgagatttgggaaaaaggGAAAGTTAGCTCCACGTTATATTGGACCGTATACTATTGTTGAGAGGATCGGTTTATTTGGCTTATAGATTGAACTTGCCGCAGAGCTTGTCTGCTatacatgatgtgtttcatgtatctatgttgcGGAAGTATGAGCCAGATCCATCTCATGTTCTGAGACACGAGAATGTGGAGCTAGATATTTCTCTTAGCTATGTTGAGTATCCtttgcaaattcttgatcgcAAAGAAAAGCAGCTTCGTAATAAGACGATTCCTCTAGTCATGGTGCAGTGGAGTAAACATGGGACAGAAGAGGCAACATGGGAGCTCGAGGCTAGAATGCGTCAAGAATGGCCTCATTTGTTTGAGAATGTAACAAATTACTCCATGTACCCCGAGTTTCCTATGTACTAGCAGTAATGTAAATTTGAATTCCTTTTATCTCATTTGTATTTAATGTTctgatttcgagggcgaaatctttgttagagggggagaatgtgaTGACCCGATATTAATTACTCAATTATTTGGCAAGAAttgatattaattattttaaagtgcgaaattaaaataattaagccaaataattatatttgtgtgttaaaaatatgtattagaAAATATCAGAATTATAGACGATATTAAAATACATATCGATGTTTAATAGCACATGGGAGTTGTAAATATTTGGACAGGGTCACATTCTAGTTTTTGGGCTAAATAATTGGATACATGTATATTGTGTATTTGGAGATGGGTTCTTAGGAAGCCCATTTCCCTAAGCTCAATTTAGTTTCTCCTCAAGCTTCTCGTTTCTTCTTGTCTCTTCTCTTCCATCCATTTTTTTTTCTCCATCGTGAGCAGTTACTCGTCGCCTCTTGCTGCTAGGAAGTGGATCTCCATAGCTCACCCAAAGTGTAAAGAGGTTGATTCTAGCTTTATTTCAATTCTAAGGAAGCTTTTGAAGGTAATCCCTAAGCTTAGGTTTTCAAATTTTGTCCATGGAAGAAATTGGTTTCTGTTTTCCGAGTTGCAGATTTGTTGGCTTCTGATTTTCGGGTTTCTGTGTGTATTGCACTAAGAATCTTGACTTGTGGTTCAAAAAGCACTTATAGCTCTATGTCTAAGCTTTCTGTAGCCGCTAACGAAATGGAATTCCAATTAAAAacggatttgatatgatttttctacAAAAATGTGTCAAAATTGAATTCTGTGTTGGAGCTGTGCAGAGTAGCTACTGTAATTCGAGTTTTTGACATTTATGCTCTCGTGTTTTGGACTTGGGATTCAAATAAGAGTTGTAGAGCTATGCGTTGTCTTCGTATTGATATAAGATCCGTTAAAATCCATTAAGAATTGAGGGAGTTATGCTCATTGTACCAAAATTGCTCAATATGGGAATTCAGTCCGCGAGTGTGTGAGTAACAGCATGTTCTTGCTTAATTCTGGAATTATCTACTAAGATTTTGGGAATAATTCTTCTAAGAAAACTTAAATATTTGagttttttttcatttaaaattgGCGGATTTTGAATTGGGTCAATAATGaattagatatgaattttatgctACAAGGTTTCGAACCAGAATCTGTACagatttattgttttcaaagTTTCTTGTTTTTGGTGTTTATCAGCATCTAGATGACCGATATTTGTGTCGGTATCTTCTGATGAAATATGGTATTTTGAGTTAGGATTTCAGCCATATATGATAAGTGTAATTCGGTTAGGTTTTGATTGAGTTATGACCTTAAAATCGATCCTAGGTACAAGCTGGAATTTGTAAATTGTAATTGGATAAGAGTTGAGTATTTAATTgatgaaaataaattaattgacaCAGGTTTTGATAACCAGGAAGCGCCGAGGTCTTCGTAATTATTGtggtaatttaatttgaagGTTAAGGTACGGATTGATCAATTTCTTACAGCGTCTATGTCGACGTGTAATGTAATTGATGTGAGTTAATTGATTTTATGTGAATTATGTGATTATGTGCTCTTTGTGGAATTTGGATGCAAATTTAAGATTATTCCTCATTTTCTTAAAACAAAAcatgattttcaaatatattggaATAATCTATGGATTGATATACATTGTTGAGCACACATTCATCTTGAGCCCTTCAGTTATTGGTACTCATTGATATTCGATTGAGATctgtatatgatattatattgtgtCTTGTGGATTTTGGGCAACTTGACTCGGTCCGGCTTAGGTAGTTGCTGGCATCAAGTGTGAAGCCATATCCTCAGACACTGTCCGCTGAGTCGTGGACCAGCTCGAGCATATTATGATTGTTGATATCGATCCTTTGACTCCTGATATCCAGACATCTTGCACCCGTACATGCATTGCATTGATTTCATTACATGTCATTTATATATGATGTAATTTATTTGATCTTCGTACTGGGGATTGACCCCTGTCCTTTGGGACTGCTGTGGTTTGTTCTGTGTTTCCATAACAGGTCATGCAGGTGGTTCGTCTTCGGCTGCTCAGGATGAAGCACCGAGGGGCGCTAGAGCTCTTTGAGTTTTGAGCTCAAGCCTTTATTGTTTTTCTCTGTGAGTTCAGTCATCGAGTTcccagatattatatttatgtattatggAGTCTATGTATTACCGGGGTATGCCCAGAGTAGTTGTATAATGTGTTTGTGGAGGATCGTTGTTGTGATTGTGCATGGTTGGCATTGTTTCGTATTGGATGTTTGTTGAGGGTTTTGATTTAGTCGTTTtggttattttatatttttccggtatgtcctatttacggggaggtcatgccgaaatttctattAGGCcaaaaagcaaaattttaacTCGTTTTCGCTGTTTATACTAATTAATCCTGATTGTgtgttaataaaatattaatgagGAACAAGGCCATCACACAGTATGCGAGGTTGATTTATTACCACCTAGGTTCTTCTTATATAGGCTTGGATAGTCAGCTACAAAGGTAAGCTTTTATCACTCCCTTAATGTTGCTAAATGCTTAGTCAAAGGGGGTGACTACACTCTTCTCTCTCAAACGAACGTGGCCTCTTCTTGATTCAAGATACACATCCGAGATTCATGAGTGATTTTGGTTTTCCTTAAGTGCAAATAGAGAGTGATTTTGGCTGCATGAATCTCTTCCAAAATTGGTTCACTTCCATATGGTGATAAATGGTCAATAATGAAGGGACAGTGATTATTCAAATAttcatgattatgattgtatgGAACTAAAAAAATGTTGTGCCAAAAAGGAGCTGAAATTTCCTATGACATATATAGATTTTCTCGTTGCAAGATTTCGGGTCTTCACAATATCGATTCCCCACTGCTCAAAGGGACAAGCAGCTAGAATACTCTTCGTCAGTGCAGCCAGCTGGTGATGCAATCGAGCATGACGTTGACAACTATCACAGGACATTACTAGTTCTTGGGCATCATGCAACACTGAGATCCAGAAATAACCTGCGAGCAATACTTTCCTTGGCCAAAGCATAAGCTCCCAGGTGATTTCCACAACACCCCTCATGAACTTCCTGGAGCACATAATCGGCCTCTTGATAAC
This Primulina eburnea isolate SZY01 chromosome 2, ASM2296580v1, whole genome shotgun sequence DNA region includes the following protein-coding sequences:
- the LOC140822953 gene encoding uncharacterized protein isoform X2 codes for the protein MNNLFDLVEYDSNRRVKLVVLQLRDNAERWWEATARALRDAGTVITWDVFSTQFRQEYSPPSYYAAKSSAFHKLVQGNLPVSEYARKLSSLLIYVPHIAGNDGAKMEKFLEGLGSHLYSLVLASNPVSYADAVNKAIRLEAGFQRDNQQQTLQIPSGGMQLPMGTSSYVSQQPFQQQQFFQHQKPQRFKPRGKNFKKKGQSSSSSSSGSKSVSGTPFSGNQYSVVYCERCGGRHHTSQCGGVRGTCHNCGQKGHFARSCPNRTQGQMRPQQFPQNRGDFSGGSSQRPFTPVQSFQQSNYPQVRGNAPQSFPGPQQARVYALTEDQAREAPGGVIAGFDNQEAPRSS
- the LOC140822953 gene encoding uncharacterized protein isoform X1, with product MNNLFDLVEYDSNRRVKLVVLQLRDNAERWWEATARALRDAGTVITWDVFSTQFRQEYSPPSYYAAKSSAFHKLVQGNLPVSEYARKLSSLLIYVPHIAGNDGAKMEKFLEGLGSHLYSLVLASNPVSYADAVNKAIRLEAGFQRDNQQQTLQIPSGGMQLPMGTSSYVSQQPFQQQQFFQHQKPQRFKPRGKNFKKKGQSSSSSSSGSKSVSGTPFSGNQYSVVYCERCGGRHHTSQCGGVRGTCHNCGQKGHFARSCPNRTQGQMRPQQFPQNRGDFSGGSSQRPFTPVQSFQQSNYPQVRGNAPQSFPGPQQARVYALTEDQAREAPGGVIAGHAGGSSSAAQDEAPRGARAL